The following coding sequences are from one Anser cygnoides isolate HZ-2024a breed goose chromosome 10, Taihu_goose_T2T_genome, whole genome shotgun sequence window:
- the SEC61A1 gene encoding protein transport protein Sec61 subunit alpha, translated as MGIKFLEVIKPFCVILPEIQKPERKIQFKEKVLWTAITLFIFLVCCQIPLFGIMSSDSADPFYWMRVILASNRGTLMELGISPIVTSGLIMQLLAGAKIIEVGDTPKDRALFNGAQKLFGMIITIGQSIVYVMTGMYGDPSEMGAGICLLITIQLFVAGLIVLLLDELLQKGYGLGSGISLFIATNICETIVWKAFSPTTVNTGRGMEFEGAIIALFHLLATRTDKVRALREAFYRQNLPNLMNLIATIFVFAIVIYFQGFRVDLPIKSARYRGQYNTYPIKLFYTSNIPIILQSALVSNLYVISQMLSARFSGNLLVSLLGTWSDTSSGGPARAYPVGGLCYYLSPPESFSSVLEDPVHAVVYIVFMLGSCAFFSKTWIEVSGSSAKDVAKQLKEQQMVMRGHRETSMVHELNRYIPTAAAFGGLCIGALSVLADFLGAIGSGTGILLAVTIIYQYFEIFVKEQSEVGSMGALLF; from the exons ATGGGCA TAAAATTTCTGGAAGTAATCAAGCCCTTCTGTGTTATCCTCCCTGAAATCCAAAAGCCAGAACGGAAG attcAATTTAAGGAAAAGGTACTATGGACAGCTATCACACTCTTCATCTTCTTAGTATGCTGTCAG ATTCCTTTATTTGGCATCATGTCATCAGACTCAGCAGATCCCTTCTACTGGATGAGAGTGATTTTGGCTTCCAATAGAG GTACGTTGATGGAGCTGGGCATTTCACCTATTGTCACTTCTGGGCTCATCATGCAGCTCTTGGCAGGTGCCAAGATAATTGAAGTTGGTGACACTCCAAAGGACAGAGCTCTCTTCAACGGAGCACAGAAAT TGTTTGGAATGATCATTACCATCGGTCAGTCTATTGTCTATGTAATGACTGGAATGTATGGAGACCCGTCTGAGATGGGTGCTGGTATCTGCTTGCTTATCACAATTCAG CTTTTTGTTGCTGGATTGATAGTTCTGCTCTTGGATGAGCTCCTGCAGAAAGGATATGGTCTCGGTTCTGGCATCTCCCTCTTCATTGCTACCAATATCTGTGAGACTATTGTATGGAAGGCATTCAGCCCCACCACAGTGAACACAGGACGAG gcATGGAATTTGAGGGTGCCATCATTGCTCTGTTCCATCTTCTGGCTACTCGTACAGACAAAGTCAGAGCTCTCCGCGAGGCCTTTTACCGTCAGAATCTCCCCAACCTTATGAATCTGATCGCCACCATCTTTGTGTTTGCTATTGTAATTTACTTCCAG GGCTTCAGAGTGGATCTTCCTATCAAATCTGCTCGTTACCGTGGCCAGTACAACACCTACCCTATCAAGTTGTTCTATACTTCCAACATTCCCATTATTCTTCAGTCTGCTCTGGTGTCAAACTTGTACGTCATCTCCCAGATGCTTTCTGCACGCTTCAGTGGCAACTTACTGGTTAGCCTGCTGGGCACTTGGTCT GACACGTCATCTGGCGGCCCTGCTCGTGCGTATCCTGTTGGTGGACTTTGTTATTATTTGTCACCTCCAGAgtccttttcttcagtgttagAAGACCCCGTCCATGCAGTTGTTTATATTGTATTTATGTTGGGCTCCTGTGCTTTCTTCTCTAAAACATGGATCGAAGTCTCTGGCTCCTCTGCCAAAGAT GTTGCCAAACAATTGAAAGAACAACAAATGGTAATGCGAGGCCACAGAGAAACTTCAATGGTACATGAACTAAACAG GTACATCCCTACAGCTGCTGCATTTGGTGGTCTCTGTATTGGCGCCCTCTCTGTGTTGGCAGACTTCCTTGGGGCAATTGGGTCTGGAACTGGAATCTTGCTCGCTGTCACTATCATTTATCAGTACTTTGAAATTTTTGTAAAGGAACAGAGTGAAGTTGGCAGTATGGGAGCTCTTCTTTTCTAA